One segment of Maridesulfovibrio ferrireducens DNA contains the following:
- the secD gene encoding protein translocase subunit SecD, whose translation MNGSLRWRIALTLLVIVLGGIYLLPTMPAVQNSAMARFLPNDKISLGLDLKGGIHLTLGVDMDKAMDNTLSRLGDDLRAVAREEGMIVLQPHVLAGEKIEAVLLKKEQQEKLESLVEKDFNNLSVVSTVVKPDGKVTYIFAPTSEFKKYLTKLTMDQAIKTIRNRIDQFGVAEPDIRKQQGNRIQIQLPGMQDPERAIKIIGKTAHLEFKLVDDTADIEKAAKGIVAPGREVTVIRHRLPDGSYIEKPIVLKKEAMLTGEFINDAQTRFDQFNKPYVTLNFNNRGARIFERITGENIKKRMAIVLDGKVYSAPTIQDRISGGKASITGSYSTEEAHDLAIVLRAGSLPAPVNILEQRTVGPSLGQESIDKGITAAVVGSILVLIFMLVYYSFAGLVADVVLVLNVILILAGLAAFGATLTLPGIAGIILTIGMAVDANVIIFERIREELRRGLTAKAAIVEGYSRATLTILDANITTVIAAIILYQFGTGPIRGFAVTLTLGILTSMFTAIFVTRIMFDLYTSKRDADAPLSI comes from the coding sequence ATGAACGGGAGTCTTCGTTGGAGAATTGCTCTGACTCTGTTGGTTATTGTGCTTGGAGGTATTTACCTTCTGCCTACAATGCCTGCGGTTCAGAATTCGGCCATGGCTCGTTTCCTGCCGAATGACAAAATCAGTTTAGGCCTTGATCTCAAGGGTGGTATCCATCTTACCCTAGGGGTAGATATGGATAAAGCTATGGACAATACTCTTTCCCGCCTCGGTGACGACCTTAGAGCCGTTGCCAGAGAAGAGGGAATGATTGTTCTACAGCCCCATGTGCTTGCAGGCGAAAAAATTGAAGCTGTTTTGCTCAAAAAAGAGCAGCAGGAAAAATTGGAATCTTTGGTTGAAAAAGATTTCAATAACTTGAGTGTCGTCAGCACGGTTGTAAAACCTGACGGCAAAGTCACTTACATCTTTGCTCCAACTTCGGAATTTAAGAAGTATCTAACTAAGCTCACAATGGATCAGGCTATTAAAACTATCCGCAACCGTATTGATCAGTTCGGTGTTGCAGAGCCTGACATCCGTAAGCAGCAGGGGAATCGTATTCAGATTCAGCTGCCCGGTATGCAGGACCCTGAGAGAGCTATCAAAATTATCGGTAAAACAGCTCATCTTGAATTCAAGCTTGTTGATGATACTGCTGATATTGAAAAAGCCGCAAAAGGTATTGTTGCTCCAGGGCGTGAAGTGACTGTTATCAGACACAGACTGCCTGACGGTTCTTATATTGAAAAACCGATTGTTCTTAAAAAAGAAGCAATGCTTACCGGTGAATTTATTAATGATGCGCAGACCCGTTTTGACCAGTTCAACAAACCTTACGTAACTCTCAATTTTAATAATAGAGGGGCAAGGATTTTTGAACGTATTACAGGCGAGAACATTAAAAAGCGCATGGCTATTGTTCTTGACGGTAAGGTTTATTCCGCTCCTACGATTCAGGATCGTATCAGCGGCGGTAAAGCAAGTATTACCGGAAGTTACTCTACTGAAGAAGCACATGACCTCGCTATCGTGCTCAGAGCCGGATCACTTCCTGCTCCGGTTAATATTCTGGAACAAAGGACAGTCGGACCTTCTCTTGGACAGGAGTCTATTGATAAGGGCATAACCGCTGCAGTTGTAGGTAGTATTCTTGTACTGATTTTCATGCTTGTATACTACAGCTTTGCAGGACTTGTTGCGGACGTCGTACTTGTTCTTAATGTTATCCTGATTCTTGCTGGACTGGCTGCTTTCGGAGCTACTCTGACTCTTCCGGGTATAGCAGGTATTATTCTTACCATCGGTATGGCTGTTGATGCGAATGTAATCATCTTTGAACGCATTCGTGAGGAATTAAGAAGAGGGCTTACAGCAAAGGCTGCAATTGTTGAAGGTTACAGCAGAGCTACCCTTACTATTCTTGATGCCAACATCACAACTGTGATTGCAGCTATTATTCTTTACCAATTCGGTACCGGGCCGATCCGGGGATTTGCGGTAACACTGACTCTTGGTATTCTTACCTCGATGTTTACTGCAATTTTTGTCACCCGCATCATGTTCGATCTTTACACCTCCAAGCGTGACGCTGATGCGCCGCTGAGCATTTAG
- the rfbB gene encoding dTDP-glucose 4,6-dehydratase, translating into MRLLVTGGCGFIGTNFIYLMQERHPDWKIVNLDKLTYAGNRKNLLAIENNADANYSFIHGDICDKTLVTNIIEEYQIEAVVNFAAESHVDRSINDPAPFLTTNIQGAQNLMECARQAGLEKFVHVSTDEVYGTLAKNEPAFTEDNPLIPNSPYSASKAGADLMARAYFETYNFPISITRCSNNYGPYQFPEKLIPLMYTKAVAGEQLPIYGDGSNIRDWIYVDDHCTGVELTLLKGQPGRAYNFGGAAEKTNLELVRELLSILGKDESSITFVKDRPGHDQRYAMDFTVAQNELGFSPSVTFAEGIRKTIQWYQDNELWLEEVKSGSYRDFMAEWYGERK; encoded by the coding sequence ATGAGACTTCTTGTTACTGGCGGATGCGGTTTTATCGGAACCAATTTTATATACCTGATGCAGGAACGCCACCCGGACTGGAAGATCGTCAATCTAGACAAGCTTACCTATGCCGGAAACAGAAAGAATCTGCTCGCAATTGAAAATAACGCTGATGCTAATTACAGCTTCATTCATGGTGACATCTGTGACAAGACCCTTGTTACGAACATCATTGAAGAATATCAAATTGAAGCTGTAGTCAATTTCGCTGCTGAATCTCATGTAGACAGATCCATAAATGATCCAGCTCCGTTTTTAACAACCAATATTCAAGGTGCGCAAAATCTGATGGAGTGTGCCCGTCAAGCCGGGCTTGAAAAATTCGTCCACGTCTCGACAGATGAAGTATACGGAACTCTCGCTAAAAACGAGCCGGCTTTTACTGAAGACAACCCTCTGATTCCAAACAGCCCCTACTCCGCATCAAAAGCCGGCGCAGACCTTATGGCTCGTGCTTACTTTGAAACATATAATTTTCCAATATCCATAACAAGATGCTCGAATAATTACGGGCCGTATCAATTCCCGGAAAAATTAATCCCGCTGATGTATACAAAAGCCGTTGCCGGTGAACAACTCCCCATTTACGGAGATGGTTCCAATATAAGGGACTGGATTTATGTAGACGATCATTGCACCGGCGTTGAACTGACTCTTTTAAAAGGTCAGCCAGGGCGGGCATACAATTTCGGCGGAGCTGCTGAAAAAACTAATCTTGAACTGGTTCGCGAACTTCTTTCAATACTCGGAAAAGATGAATCTTCGATTACTTTTGTAAAGGACAGACCCGGACATGACCAGAGATATGCCATGGACTTCACTGTTGCTCAGAATGAACTGGGGTTCAGCCCAAGTGTCACCTTTGCTGAAGGAATCCGTAAAACGATCCAATGGTATCAAGATAATGAACTGTGGCTGGAAGAAGTCAAAAGCGGATCTTACCGGGACTTTATGGCAGAATGGTATGGAGAGCGAAAATGA
- a CDS encoding aldehyde ferredoxin oxidoreductase family protein — translation MPRILRINTRTKEFNFEELGEYAGLGGRGLTSRLVNKEVPADSHPLSASNKLVFAAGILAHSGAANSGRLSCGAKSPLTGGIKESNSGGQFAQVLPKLDILAIVFEDKPAQDAPFSILEIYADKVVFKDASAIVGKDNYPAHEELKKVYGEKAVTALAGPAGEQCLTASTIQFSDPHNHPARSAGRGGLGAVMGSKKIKAVVLDPAASGRGKAVDPDKFKVARKRWTEILTGHPVTGEGLAAYGTCILVNIINEAGALPTKNFRNGRFDDVAEISGEKIAEIIESRNGKTKEGCHTGCVIQCSQRYNDKNGDYLTSGFEYETVWGFGANCLVKDIDLIATMDRVCDEKGIDTIEMGCTMGVAMDGGILEWGDGEGALALLKKVGSADPMGRIIGNGTVFAGKAFGVDRIPTVKGQSLPAYDPRSVKGIGVTYATTPMGGDHTAGYAVATNILKIGGDVDPLSREGQIELSKNLQIATAAIDALGLCLFVAFAVLDTEDAVQCICDMVSASHGIDFTTDDFIALGVNTLKNELEFNANAGFTKFDDQLPRFFSEETLEPHNTIWDYSVEELQAAKV, via the coding sequence ATGCCCAGAATCCTTAGAATCAATACTCGCACTAAAGAATTTAATTTTGAAGAACTTGGCGAATACGCTGGACTTGGTGGTCGCGGACTTACTTCTAGACTTGTAAATAAAGAAGTTCCAGCTGACAGCCATCCGCTTTCCGCATCAAATAAATTGGTTTTTGCTGCTGGTATCCTTGCTCATTCCGGTGCAGCTAACTCCGGCAGACTTTCCTGCGGAGCCAAATCTCCTCTGACTGGTGGTATTAAAGAAAGTAACTCCGGTGGTCAGTTTGCTCAGGTTTTGCCTAAGCTTGATATTCTGGCAATTGTTTTTGAAGATAAACCAGCTCAAGATGCACCGTTTTCAATTCTTGAAATTTACGCTGACAAAGTTGTGTTTAAAGACGCTTCAGCCATAGTTGGAAAAGATAACTACCCTGCACATGAAGAATTAAAAAAAGTGTATGGCGAAAAGGCTGTTACTGCTTTGGCCGGACCTGCCGGTGAACAGTGCCTTACAGCTTCAACCATTCAGTTCTCTGACCCGCATAATCATCCAGCCAGATCTGCTGGACGTGGTGGTTTGGGTGCAGTTATGGGCTCTAAAAAGATCAAGGCTGTTGTTCTTGATCCTGCAGCTTCAGGCCGCGGTAAAGCCGTTGATCCTGATAAGTTTAAGGTAGCTCGTAAACGCTGGACTGAAATTCTGACAGGTCATCCAGTAACAGGTGAAGGCCTTGCTGCGTATGGTACTTGTATTCTCGTTAATATCATTAACGAAGCAGGCGCTCTTCCTACAAAGAACTTCCGTAATGGTCGTTTTGACGATGTTGCTGAAATTTCAGGTGAAAAAATTGCTGAAATTATTGAATCCCGTAACGGTAAGACAAAAGAAGGCTGTCACACCGGTTGTGTTATTCAGTGTTCACAGCGTTACAACGATAAAAATGGTGATTACCTGACTTCAGGTTTTGAATATGAAACAGTCTGGGGCTTCGGCGCTAACTGTTTAGTTAAAGATATTGACCTTATTGCGACTATGGACCGTGTTTGTGACGAAAAGGGTATTGATACCATTGAAATGGGTTGTACCATGGGCGTTGCAATGGATGGTGGCATTCTTGAATGGGGTGATGGCGAAGGAGCTCTTGCACTTCTTAAAAAGGTCGGTTCTGCTGATCCTATGGGCCGCATTATCGGTAACGGAACTGTTTTCGCAGGTAAGGCTTTCGGTGTTGACCGTATTCCTACTGTTAAAGGACAGAGCCTTCCAGCTTATGACCCTCGCTCCGTAAAGGGTATCGGCGTTACTTATGCCACAACCCCTATGGGTGGTGACCATACTGCAGGATACGCAGTTGCTACCAATATTCTTAAAATTGGTGGCGATGTTGATCCTCTTTCCAGAGAAGGTCAGATTGAGCTTTCCAAGAATCTCCAGATTGCTACTGCGGCAATTGATGCTTTAGGACTTTGCCTCTTTGTTGCTTTTGCAGTTCTTGATACAGAAGATGCTGTTCAGTGTATTTGTGACATGGTTTCAGCTTCTCACGGTATTGATTTTACTACTGATGACTTTATTGCTTTGGGTGTAAACACTCTTAAAAATGAGCTTGAATTCAACGCTAACGCAGGATTCACAAAGTTTGACGATCAGCTTCCTCGCTTCTTCAGCGAAGAAACTCTTGAGCCACACAACACTATCTGGGATTACTCAGTAGAAGAACTTCAGGCTGCTAAAGTTTAA
- a CDS encoding RidA family protein, with the protein MNVTTVNTEKAPAAIGPYSQATVYNGQAYVSGQLGLSPQTGEFVSDGLEAQTRQALENLKAILEACGSSLNKVIAVDIFLTDMSGFATLNSVYSEYFTDHKPARAAIEVSALPKGGIVEIKCIAAV; encoded by the coding sequence ATGAATGTAACCACTGTTAATACCGAAAAAGCACCGGCTGCAATCGGCCCTTACTCACAGGCAACCGTGTATAATGGACAGGCTTATGTCAGTGGACAGCTTGGCCTTTCCCCGCAAACAGGAGAGTTCGTATCAGACGGACTTGAAGCACAGACCAGACAAGCTCTCGAAAACCTGAAAGCAATTCTGGAAGCATGCGGCAGTTCTCTGAACAAAGTAATCGCCGTTGATATTTTTCTAACGGACATGTCCGGCTTCGCAACACTTAATTCAGTATATTCAGAGTATTTTACAGACCACAAACCTGCCAGAGCCGCAATTGAAGTCAGTGCTCTTCCCAAAGGCGGAATTGTCGAAATTAAGTGCATCGCTGCAGTATAA
- a CDS encoding 4Fe-4S dicluster domain-containing protein — translation MKRVYPDKEYCIGCKLCELACLTVHSKTKDLILAYTEERVAGLVSSIQVVENSGTCVALSCRHCDEPACVAVCAAGALSKNRDSGVVEYNSEKCVGCWSCIVSCSYGAIQRNKLTNKIIKCDLCSGRDEGPACVQVCPNRALKFYESPPASVELHPSISSNIEREEINNVLNDIHELLKISKDIKRAVVIGGDVGGLKISESLFNLGLEVAIVEEGERILSRSFDRKASDIMARRIEEVGLRLKCGVSVDEIICGKDGNVRGVLFSDKSFLEAGLIVVDDNVLSNLDFTRKIGAEVRGGLIVSHFTQGSVTGDMSGSPENILINSFIFCGKPMASVGEFFAPENNPGYDVHLFYDEIKQSYRKLIFKEFSLVGYVLVGDIDFAGIFTSFIKFKCKLDAETKNKLCEGSPDILMWPDELFIKEWNP, via the coding sequence GTGAAACGAGTATATCCAGATAAAGAATATTGCATAGGGTGCAAACTGTGTGAGCTTGCGTGCCTTACCGTTCATTCAAAAACTAAAGATTTGATTCTTGCTTATACCGAAGAGCGGGTCGCCGGACTTGTTTCTTCAATACAGGTTGTCGAAAACAGCGGGACATGCGTTGCGCTTAGTTGCAGACATTGTGATGAACCTGCTTGTGTTGCCGTATGTGCTGCCGGGGCATTGTCAAAGAATCGTGATTCGGGCGTGGTTGAGTATAACTCTGAAAAGTGCGTGGGGTGCTGGTCGTGTATTGTAAGTTGTTCCTACGGGGCAATACAGCGCAATAAGCTTACGAATAAGATTATCAAATGCGACTTGTGTTCCGGTAGAGATGAAGGTCCGGCCTGCGTGCAGGTGTGTCCTAACCGCGCTTTAAAATTTTATGAAAGTCCTCCAGCCTCGGTAGAATTGCACCCTTCTATTTCTTCGAATATTGAAAGAGAAGAAATAAACAACGTTTTAAACGATATTCATGAGCTTCTTAAAATTTCAAAAGATATTAAACGGGCAGTAGTCATCGGCGGAGATGTTGGCGGATTAAAAATTTCAGAAAGCCTGTTTAATCTGGGACTTGAAGTCGCGATTGTTGAAGAAGGGGAACGAATTCTTTCCCGGAGTTTTGATCGCAAAGCTTCTGACATCATGGCTCGCAGAATTGAAGAAGTTGGACTTCGTTTGAAATGCGGAGTTTCGGTTGATGAAATAATTTGCGGCAAAGACGGCAATGTTAGAGGTGTGCTTTTCTCGGATAAGTCCTTTCTTGAGGCAGGCCTGATTGTAGTTGATGATAATGTTCTCTCAAATCTGGATTTTACTCGTAAAATTGGTGCAGAGGTCCGGGGAGGACTTATTGTCAGCCACTTTACGCAAGGCAGTGTAACTGGGGATATGTCCGGTTCTCCTGAGAATATCTTAATAAATTCATTCATTTTTTGTGGGAAACCAATGGCTTCTGTAGGTGAGTTCTTTGCGCCGGAGAACAATCCCGGTTATGATGTTCATCTTTTTTATGACGAAATTAAGCAGAGTTACCGCAAATTGATTTTTAAAGAATTCAGCCTCGTAGGCTATGTTCTGGTCGGAGACATTGATTTTGCGGGTATATTTACTTCATTTATAAAGTTTAAATGTAAATTGGATGCTGAAACTAAAAACAAGCTGTGTGAAGGCAGTCCGGATATCCTTATGTGGCCGGATGAGCTTTTTATTAAAGAGTGGAATCCTTAA
- a CDS encoding tRNA (cytidine(34)-2'-O)-methyltransferase — protein sequence MNPFSIVLFEPEIPPNTGNIARLCAGTDTKLHLIEPLGFSISDKHLKRAGLDYWPNVKLSVWKNWQDFRDNTEVGRLITTSAKRGAPLFNFEFKPGDHFVFGPETRGLPEWMFEDITHAINIPTNKKIRSLNLSTSAGIILYQALASLNDNALFE from the coding sequence ATGAACCCTTTCAGTATAGTTCTTTTTGAACCTGAAATTCCACCCAATACTGGCAATATCGCCAGACTTTGCGCAGGCACAGATACTAAACTGCACCTTATTGAGCCACTGGGCTTTTCAATATCAGATAAGCACTTAAAGCGTGCCGGCCTTGATTACTGGCCGAACGTTAAACTTTCTGTATGGAAAAACTGGCAGGATTTCAGGGATAACACTGAAGTCGGCAGACTGATAACAACAAGTGCAAAACGAGGGGCCCCTTTATTCAATTTTGAATTTAAACCGGGCGACCACTTTGTATTCGGACCTGAGACTCGAGGCTTGCCCGAGTGGATGTTTGAAGATATTACGCACGCTATAAATATCCCTACAAACAAAAAGATAAGAAGTTTAAACCTTTCAACTTCAGCCGGAATCATTTTATATCAAGCCCTTGCAAGTCTTAACGATAATGCACTGTTTGAATAA
- the yajC gene encoding preprotein translocase subunit YajC: MFFDNIAHAMGSFGGGQGQAGPAGALGSFLPLILMFAIFYFLLIRPQQKKAKQHKAMLAGLQKGDRILTGGGLYGRIVAVSGDELTVELAEGFQVKVDRGYVAGLATTAKEEKGK, encoded by the coding sequence ATGTTTTTTGACAATATCGCACACGCGATGGGTTCTTTCGGAGGAGGGCAGGGACAGGCTGGACCAGCTGGTGCTCTTGGCTCCTTTCTGCCTCTCATTCTTATGTTTGCAATTTTCTATTTCTTGCTTATCAGACCGCAGCAGAAAAAGGCTAAGCAGCATAAAGCAATGCTTGCAGGTCTCCAGAAGGGTGATCGCATCCTGACTGGTGGCGGACTCTACGGCAGAATTGTTGCTGTTAGTGGTGATGAATTGACTGTTGAACTTGCTGAAGGTTTTCAGGTTAAAGTTGACAGAGGATACGTCGCCGGTTTGGCAACCACTGCTAAGGAAGAAAAAGGTAAATAA
- a CDS encoding 4Fe-4S binding protein, giving the protein MPKISPALLRNSIQCLMTLFCVWTGYRFYLFYQWMIGNSSIAVAKPGAVEGFLPISALLSFKQLLTEGIYDEVHPAGLTIFIAVLVMSLILRKGFCGYICPVGFISNLLNRLGLKTKRTITVKGKLEFILLLPKYIAMTFFVYAIFFKMGSREISSFIHSGYNFTAEAKMLNFFTNLGLIPSISIATIILLSIFIPYFWCRFLCPYGALLGILSKLSPVAVKRDQDLCIDCGKCTKVCPGGIQVDTMTTVNSAECVGCTQCIGSCPVPDCLTLTDRLSHKRVPWASIAIGSLFILMLYYATAVFTNHWNSPMPFEMLRGYYLNM; this is encoded by the coding sequence ATGCCTAAAATATCCCCTGCTTTATTGCGAAATTCTATCCAGTGCCTGATGACTCTATTCTGCGTATGGACAGGATATCGTTTCTACCTTTTCTATCAATGGATGATTGGTAATTCCAGCATTGCCGTTGCAAAGCCCGGTGCTGTCGAAGGTTTTCTACCTATCAGTGCCCTGCTTTCGTTTAAGCAATTACTTACAGAAGGTATTTACGACGAAGTTCATCCTGCAGGACTGACAATCTTTATTGCAGTACTAGTTATGTCGCTAATCCTTCGTAAAGGCTTTTGCGGATACATTTGCCCAGTGGGCTTCATAAGCAACCTGCTGAACCGCTTAGGGTTAAAAACAAAACGCACAATTACAGTTAAGGGTAAACTAGAATTTATTTTGCTGCTCCCCAAATACATCGCCATGACATTTTTTGTTTATGCGATTTTTTTCAAAATGGGTTCCAGAGAAATTTCATCGTTTATTCATTCAGGATATAATTTCACGGCAGAAGCAAAGATGCTTAATTTTTTCACTAATCTTGGATTAATCCCTTCCATCAGCATAGCGACAATTATTCTGCTCAGTATTTTTATACCTTACTTCTGGTGCCGTTTTTTATGCCCATACGGAGCTCTGCTTGGAATACTTTCTAAGCTATCCCCGGTTGCAGTAAAAAGAGATCAGGATTTATGTATAGACTGCGGAAAATGCACAAAAGTATGCCCCGGTGGAATTCAAGTTGATACAATGACAACCGTTAACTCCGCTGAATGCGTAGGATGCACACAGTGCATCGGAAGTTGCCCTGTGCCTGATTGTCTAACCCTGACTGACAGACTTAGTCATAAAAGAGTCCCTTGGGCGAGCATAGCAATTGGAAGCTTATTTATACTTATGCTCTACTACGCGACAGCAGTCTTCACTAATCATTGGAATTCTCCGATGCCATTTGAAATGCTTCGCGGATATTATTTGAATATGTAA
- the secF gene encoding protein translocase subunit SecF: MGLQIIKPDTRIDFIGFKRKAFMISAILILLGICSLVIKGGPKYGIDFAGGIVVQVKFDKFVEVKEVKQALKGTELPGLVVQRFGHVDDDEILIRTSTSTITSHDIRERINSEFKANLKGTQFEIQRLEMVGPKVGADLRTKAIEALYFAVLLIAIYISGRFEKRWFAAAIMAGGLFGGISVLELAGMSTSVLIFAALIITVGLCWYLKLNYALGAIVALIHDVLITVGIFSLMGKEFDLTIIAALLTIIGYSLNDTIIVFDRIRENIYGKVGKTFADTINISINQTLSRTILTSGTTLLVVIALFVLGGGVIHDFALALLIGVGVGTYSSIFVASPILLGVGASKIDEDIAEADAA, encoded by the coding sequence ATGGGATTGCAAATAATTAAACCCGATACTCGTATTGATTTTATCGGATTCAAACGTAAAGCATTCATGATTTCCGCTATTTTGATTCTACTTGGAATATGTTCTTTAGTAATAAAGGGTGGCCCTAAGTACGGAATCGATTTTGCCGGCGGTATCGTGGTTCAGGTTAAGTTTGATAAGTTTGTTGAAGTTAAAGAAGTTAAACAAGCCCTTAAAGGCACAGAACTTCCCGGGCTTGTAGTTCAACGTTTCGGGCATGTTGATGATGATGAAATTCTCATCAGAACCTCTACTTCAACAATTACTTCTCACGATATTCGTGAAAGAATTAATAGCGAGTTTAAAGCGAATCTGAAAGGTACTCAATTTGAGATTCAACGTCTTGAGATGGTCGGTCCCAAAGTTGGTGCCGATTTAAGAACCAAGGCGATTGAAGCTCTTTATTTTGCGGTGCTTCTGATTGCAATTTATATCTCGGGACGTTTTGAGAAACGCTGGTTTGCAGCGGCTATTATGGCCGGTGGACTCTTCGGCGGAATCAGCGTGCTGGAACTGGCAGGAATGTCTACATCTGTACTCATTTTTGCCGCATTGATAATTACTGTGGGACTATGCTGGTACTTGAAGCTTAATTATGCACTCGGGGCAATTGTCGCCCTTATTCATGATGTGCTTATAACTGTCGGGATATTCTCATTAATGGGTAAAGAGTTTGATCTTACCATTATAGCCGCTTTGTTGACTATTATCGGTTATTCACTGAACGATACTATCATTGTTTTTGACCGCATCCGTGAAAATATTTATGGAAAAGTGGGCAAGACCTTTGCAGATACTATCAATATTAGTATTAACCAGACACTTAGCAGAACAATTCTGACTTCAGGCACAACATTGCTTGTTGTTATTGCTTTGTTTGTTCTTGGTGGCGGAGTTATTCATGACTTTGCTCTAGCACTGTTAATAGGTGTTGGTGTCGGTACTTATTCCTCAATCTTTGTTGCAAGCCCGATTCTTCTTGGAGTTGGAGCCAGCAAAATTGATGAAGATATCGCAGAAGCTGACGCTGCATAG
- a CDS encoding universal stress protein — protein sequence MPIKTILWPTDLSTHSKKALVQVVSLSQKYNAKVIVLYTSVDLCSYFPAYGNYPSQDRLNNFRDWEVEKARATLNDICDNELKSCPALVIRLAQGDPAETILEFANKEKADLIIMSSHGLGFEKRGGTPKSIGSVTDKVIKNSSVPVQIVPLD from the coding sequence ATGCCTATTAAGACTATCTTATGGCCGACAGACTTATCTACCCACTCCAAAAAAGCACTCGTACAAGTTGTTTCACTTTCCCAAAAGTATAATGCCAAAGTTATAGTGCTATACACATCTGTTGACCTGTGCTCCTACTTTCCAGCTTATGGTAATTATCCTAGCCAAGACCGTCTTAACAACTTCCGCGATTGGGAAGTTGAAAAAGCCAGAGCGACATTAAATGATATATGTGACAATGAACTTAAAAGCTGTCCGGCTCTGGTGATCAGATTAGCGCAAGGTGATCCGGCTGAGACTATCCTTGAATTTGCAAATAAAGAAAAAGCGGATTTAATTATCATGTCCAGCCATGGGCTCGGATTTGAAAAACGCGGCGGCACGCCAAAATCCATTGGTAGTGTAACAGATAAAGTTATCAAAAATTCATCTGTCCCCGTACAAATAGTTCCCTTAGATTAA
- the rfbD gene encoding dTDP-4-dehydrorhamnose reductase, with protein sequence MIELKGKKAVILGGRTGLLGQTLTETLRKNGVITIPLSRNDFDPLEEQSLTAFFEREEPDFIFNTIAYTMVDQAEDDKNKAHLLNTTLPVILGRIAKKHEAKLIHFSTDFIFDGKNDSPYTEKDKTNPKSVYGATKLAGEEKLLAIGYENILIIRTAWLFGPYKTNFVQKILKFARERDSLSIVHDQTGSPTYTPDLSEYTVELLKSDANGIFNIVNSGKASWCELATEAINCAGINCLVNPVPTSSYPTKAARPSYSVLDTSKFTETTGVNPRPWVQALRDYLYNDLNNDL encoded by the coding sequence ATGATTGAATTAAAAGGCAAAAAGGCTGTTATACTAGGCGGTAGAACAGGTCTTTTAGGACAAACACTCACTGAAACACTACGCAAAAACGGGGTTATAACCATTCCGCTTTCGCGAAATGACTTTGATCCCCTAGAGGAACAGTCTCTTACAGCTTTTTTTGAACGGGAAGAACCTGACTTCATATTCAATACAATTGCCTATACAATGGTAGATCAGGCTGAAGATGATAAAAACAAAGCTCACCTCCTCAATACAACTCTTCCTGTAATTCTCGGTAGAATCGCAAAAAAACACGAAGCAAAGCTTATACATTTCAGCACAGATTTTATCTTTGATGGTAAAAACGATTCACCATACACAGAAAAAGACAAAACAAACCCAAAATCCGTATACGGTGCAACCAAACTTGCCGGTGAAGAAAAACTTTTAGCTATCGGCTATGAAAACATATTAATAATTAGAACAGCATGGCTTTTCGGACCTTATAAAACTAATTTCGTTCAGAAAATTTTGAAATTTGCCCGCGAACGTGATTCTTTAAGTATCGTCCATGATCAAACCGGCTCCCCGACGTATACTCCCGATCTTTCTGAATACACAGTTGAGCTTTTGAAAAGTGATGCCAATGGCATATTCAACATTGTCAACTCAGGCAAAGCAAGCTGGTGCGAACTGGCAACAGAAGCCATCAACTGCGCTGGTATCAACTGTCTTGTAAACCCGGTACCAACAAGCTCCTATCCTACAAAGGCCGCAAGACCTTCTTACTCTGTCCTCGACACATCAAAATTCACTGAAACAACAGGAGTAAATCCACGCCCGTGGGTTCAAGCGCTGAGAGACTATCTCTACAACGACCTTAATAACGACTTATAA